In the genome of Brachypodium distachyon strain Bd21 chromosome 3, Brachypodium_distachyon_v3.0, whole genome shotgun sequence, the window ACTTTTTACAATACGTGGTTGGTGTACTTCATATGTTGCACGATTTGCCTCGTTAGAAACCTCCGCGAGAAACTTTTGTAAAACTCATATAAAGGAGAACGAGTATGATTCGAGCATTAAGTACCCATTTTGATAGACCAAGGCTTAGTTTGTTGTCATTGCTGAATTGTGCTGCGTTGAACTTACTTTATAATACGCTGTTgaaaaatacacagaaaaacaaaaatagtttgttagccaaacaaaaaaaatgccaaAAGCCGGTTGAAAAATCTGtattatcataatccacctcAATGCCAGACAAAAAATGTAGTTGGTAATGACTTTATAAACAAGATTTTCTTAGTATGCATAACTCTTTATTTCATTAATCCGTTCCATTTTATGTGCATTAAGCCAGCCTGGCTTTTCGCTTCGTGGCATCGCTGACTAGGTATCAAACGCCATTGGCTTTGGCGTTTCCTTCGAGGATAAgttttggtcaaactttagaaCACGGGTTATTTTTGgcttaactttttttttaaaagagcAAATTTGTGATTTTGGCCCAATCCCGGTCTCCAGATGACCAGATCCATGCACGGATTCTGCGGCAGAAAAACGGAGTACCGAAGATCGAGAGTTTGACCACCCGAGATCGGCCCTCGCGCACCGCCTAGCGGGGTACCTCcacttcgccgccgccagcacggAGAGAGGTCAGAAGAGCAATTTCCACGGCGTACGAGAGGCCAAGGCCATGGCGCAGAGTGCCTACGGACGCCTGGCGAACAAGCTGATCGACGCCGAAGTCAACCGCGTGCTCGGCATCAGCAGGCGCGACGGGGCGTGCGCGGCGCGGCCGCACGCGAAGCGCGTCGCGGAGCGGTTCCCTGGatcggcgcgcgcgcggctcCTCGAGGCGTACGTGGATCTGGAGTTCGTCCGTGGCCTGGACGCGGCCATCGACAAGAGGGCTTGCCTGCACCGCCCCCTCGGCTTCGCGGACCGCGCGGCGCAGAGCTTCCCCAACTCGGCCGTGATCGCGGCCTTCCGCGCCAGGCTCCTCTTCGTCCTGGGCGAGCACGACGCCGCGGAGCGCGAGTGCAGGCGCGCGATCGCACTGGAGAATCCTCGTGACCCGGGAGATGACTGCGTTCCTCCCGGATCCATCAGCGCGCCGGATGTTAACGCGAGGCTAGTCTTGCTCTCCTGGCAGTTTCGTGGTTTGGTACTTAAGATCTTGGGGTCAGCTGAAGATTACTGGGAGAATTGTATGACCGCTGAGAGGCGCAGGGACTTCATGTCCGTGAGGCTTGATACTCTACAGGAGGAATACAACATGGTCGACCAGTCACCTGCTGCATTCACTGTAACTAGTGCGCTAAGCTTTCTAGAGGAACACAAAACTTGGAGGTTCTGGCTTTGCCCCTTGTGCAATGCTGCCAGGAAGTATTTGGACACTGATTCGCTTCTGGATCACATGTGCAGCGAGCACCCAAGGAAAGTCCCGCCGAGACTACAGTCAATTGTAGAACCAATACTCCGACTAGAGCGTGATGATTCTTTTGTTGGGGTAACTTTTTGTCAAGATTCAGACCGGCATGCCATCATGCGCTTGGAACCGAGGAGTAATGTATTCAAATGGCTGCTTTGTGGACCTAATAGAAGGATACCAGATCCGAAGCCATTTGCTGAAAGGACAAAAGAGAAATGCAGGACAGGAACTATGCTTCTTGAGATCATCAACAATAAGTTGACGATTTTGCCTGCAGATAAATCTACCGCCGAGGTTTTGATTTAGtacctcttcttcct includes:
- the LOC104584215 gene encoding uncharacterized protein LOC104584215; this translates as MAQSAYGRLANKLIDAEVNRVLGISRRDGACAARPHAKRVAERFPGSARARLLEAYVDLEFVRGLDAAIDKRACLHRPLGFADRAAQSFPNSAVIAAFRARLLFVLGEHDAAERECRRAIALENPRDPGDDCVPPGSISAPDVNARLVLLSWQFRGLVLKILGSAEDYWENCMTAERRRDFMSVRLDTLQEEYNMVDQSPAAFTVTSALSFLEEHKTWRFWLCPLCNAARKYLDTDSLLDHMCSEHPRKVPPRLQSIVEPILRLERDDSFVGVTFCQDSDRHAIMRLEPRSNVFKWLLCGPNRRIPDPKPFAERTKEKCRTGTMLLEIINNKLTILPADKSTAEFEKVLFEIQEKWFNFVQRTALDYRQILLILARSFLWRELKKCMGNDPKVTTKRISAADIDAIFANVTEDSGITSAEEQT